In a single window of the bacterium genome:
- the hisG gene encoding ATP phosphoribosyltransferase, with product MPLDPRFTVNRVFYFRGGLLITLAVQKSGRLAEKSLALLQECGVAFENSGKEKLIAAAANFPLQLLFLRDDDIPECVADRIADIGLVGENVVAETQREVEIIERLGFGRCRLSLALPKGMPYAGPADLQGKKIATSYPNILGAFLKRHGVAAVIHEINGSVEIAPGIGLAEAIFDIVSTGSTLMSNGLREVEQVMTSEAVVITAPGPDPAKQRIIDQLLFRMRAVRKAGQYKYILLNAPDDKIAEITALLPGMKSPTVMPLALPGWSSLHSVIREDLFWEIIEQLKQHGAEGILVIAIEKMID from the coding sequence ATGCCATTGGATCCCCGGTTCACGGTGAACCGGGTTTTTTATTTTCGAGGAGGGCTTTTGATCACCCTGGCGGTACAAAAAAGCGGTCGGCTGGCGGAAAAATCGCTTGCCCTGCTGCAGGAATGCGGCGTGGCGTTCGAAAACAGCGGCAAGGAGAAGCTCATCGCCGCAGCCGCCAATTTCCCCCTACAACTGCTCTTTCTCCGCGACGATGACATCCCCGAGTGCGTCGCCGACCGTATCGCCGATATCGGGCTGGTCGGCGAGAACGTCGTCGCCGAGACCCAGCGAGAAGTGGAGATCATCGAGCGGCTCGGTTTTGGCCGCTGCCGCCTGAGTCTCGCCCTGCCCAAGGGGATGCCCTACGCCGGCCCGGCCGATCTCCAGGGCAAAAAGATTGCGACCTCCTATCCCAACATTCTTGGAGCGTTCTTGAAACGTCATGGGGTTGCAGCGGTCATCCACGAGATCAACGGCTCGGTCGAGATCGCGCCTGGTATCGGTCTAGCGGAGGCCATTTTCGACATCGTCAGCACCGGCAGCACCCTGATGAGCAACGGGCTGCGCGAGGTGGAGCAGGTGATGACCTCCGAAGCGGTGGTGATCACCGCCCCGGGGCCCGATCCGGCCAAACAGCGTATCATCGATCAGCTGCTCTTCCGCATGCGCGCCGTGCGCAAGGCCGGACAATACAAGTACATCCTGCTCAACGCTCCGGATGACAAGATCGCCGAAATCACCGCCTTGCTGCCGGGGATGAAGAGCCCCACCGTCATGCCTCTGGCGCTTCCGGGGTGGAGTTCACTCCATTCGGTGATCCGCGAGGATCTCTTCTGGGAGATCATCGAACAACTCAAGCAGCATGGCGCCGAGGGTATCCTCGTGATCGCCATAGAAAAAATGATCGACTAG
- the hisD gene encoding histidinol dehydrogenase — translation MKVYVRPERAIWDEIVRRPVLDWQGMQPVIEPVLAAVRAHGDQALLALTEKYDGIKLETLAVTPAEFTAAEQSVPEELKEAIALAAETITRFHAAQKRPVDKIATRPGVLCWRKPVPIEKVGLYIPGGTAPLFSTLLMLGIPAVLAGCEEIVLCSPPDRRGGLHPAILHTARRIGLSRLFKVGGAQAIAAMAYGTESIPRVYKIFGPGNQFVTAAKQRVSLEGTAIDMPAGPSEVAVVADEEADPAFIAADLLSQAEHGADSQVLLAVVSEIMLQRVMVEIDEQLARLPRRELAARALEHSKAVVVESLEEAMALANLYAPEHLILQSARAGELAGQVKNAGSVFIGAYTPESAGDYASGTNHTLPTDAHARAWSGVSLESFMKQVTFQEITPAGLEEIGPAIEIMAAAEGLQAHRHAVAIRRVRAGSTPS, via the coding sequence ATGAAGGTTTATGTGCGGCCCGAGCGGGCGATATGGGACGAAATCGTCCGCCGTCCGGTGCTGGACTGGCAGGGCATGCAGCCGGTGATCGAGCCGGTGCTGGCGGCGGTACGCGCGCACGGCGATCAGGCTCTGCTCGCGCTGACGGAAAAATACGATGGCATCAAGCTGGAAACGCTCGCGGTGACGCCCGCCGAGTTCACGGCAGCGGAACAGTCGGTTCCCGAGGAACTCAAAGAAGCGATCGCTTTGGCAGCCGAAACCATCACCCGCTTTCACGCTGCCCAGAAGCGTCCGGTCGACAAGATCGCGACCCGGCCCGGCGTGCTGTGCTGGCGCAAGCCGGTGCCGATCGAGAAGGTCGGCCTATATATCCCCGGAGGGACAGCCCCGCTCTTCTCGACCCTGCTGATGCTCGGTATCCCCGCGGTCCTTGCCGGCTGTGAGGAGATTGTTCTCTGCAGTCCGCCGGATCGCCGGGGCGGGCTCCATCCCGCCATTTTGCATACTGCGCGGCGGATCGGCCTGAGCCGGCTCTTCAAGGTGGGCGGCGCGCAGGCGATCGCCGCCATGGCCTACGGCACCGAGAGCATCCCCAGGGTCTATAAGATCTTCGGCCCCGGCAACCAGTTCGTGACCGCCGCCAAACAGCGGGTCAGCCTGGAGGGGACGGCGATCGATATGCCGGCCGGCCCCTCGGAGGTGGCCGTGGTCGCCGATGAGGAGGCCGACCCCGCCTTCATTGCTGCGGACCTGCTCTCGCAGGCCGAGCACGGCGCCGACAGCCAGGTCTTGCTGGCGGTCGTCTCGGAAATCATGCTGCAGAGGGTGATGGTGGAGATCGATGAGCAGCTCGCCCGGCTGCCGCGGCGGGAACTGGCCGCCCGCGCCCTCGAGCACAGCAAGGCCGTGGTGGTGGAATCGCTCGAAGAGGCCATGGCCCTGGCCAACCTCTATGCGCCCGAGCACCTGATCCTCCAAAGTGCCCGGGCGGGTGAGCTGGCCGGACAGGTAAAAAACGCCGGTTCGGTTTTCATCGGCGCCTATACGCCCGAATCGGCAGGGGATTACGCCTCCGGCACCAATCATACCCTGCCGACCGATGCCCATGCCCGCGCCTGGAGCGGCGTCTCATTGGAGAGTTTCATGAAGCAGGTCACTTTTCAGGAGATCACGCCGGCTGGACTCGAGGAGATCGGACCGGCGATCGAGATCATGGCCGCGGCGGAGGGGCTGCAGGCGCATCGTCACGCTGTGGCGATCCGCCGGGTGCGGGCCGGGAGCACTCCCTCATGA
- the hisC gene encoding histidinol-phosphate transaminase — MTLDEVKSLVRPNILSLEPYACARDEFKGEADLFLDANENSLGSVVAPSFNRYPDPLAAAVKEKVARIKGVRPEQIFLGNGSDEAIDLLFRLFCRPGEDAAVVQPPTYGMYAVSAAINDVRVLKVPLSRDFQPDPSALLAAAGAVVKLLFFCSPNNPSANLMAAERVQAVLDGFPGMVVIDEAYIDFCPEASWLGALARHPNLVILQTFSKAWGMAGLRLGMLFAHPFIIGLLNHTKPPYNVDAYTQRYALEALEHEGRKNEMAALLKTEREMLAAALAQLPDVIRVFPSDANFLLVRFRAARKTFAALMRHGIIVRDRSSQLHCEECLRITVGAPEENRVLVETLRSLGAA, encoded by the coding sequence ATGACGCTGGATGAGGTGAAATCGCTCGTCCGCCCCAACATCCTCAGCCTCGAACCATACGCGTGCGCCCGCGATGAGTTCAAGGGAGAGGCGGACCTTTTTCTCGACGCCAATGAAAACTCGCTGGGTTCCGTGGTTGCGCCGTCCTTCAATCGCTATCCCGACCCCCTGGCGGCGGCTGTCAAGGAGAAAGTGGCGCGGATCAAGGGGGTGCGGCCGGAGCAGATCTTTTTGGGCAATGGCAGCGACGAGGCGATCGACCTGCTCTTCCGCCTTTTTTGCCGCCCGGGAGAGGATGCGGCCGTCGTCCAGCCCCCCACCTACGGCATGTATGCGGTGAGCGCGGCGATCAATGACGTGCGCGTTCTTAAGGTGCCCCTGAGCCGCGACTTTCAGCCCGACCCGTCGGCGCTGCTGGCGGCTGCCGGCGCCGTGGTCAAACTGCTCTTCTTCTGCTCGCCCAACAATCCCAGCGCCAATCTCATGGCGGCGGAACGGGTGCAGGCGGTGCTCGACGGGTTCCCCGGGATGGTGGTCATCGATGAAGCCTATATCGATTTCTGTCCGGAGGCCTCCTGGCTGGGCGCACTAGCGCGCCACCCTAACCTGGTGATCCTGCAGACCTTTTCGAAAGCCTGGGGCATGGCCGGATTGCGGCTCGGGATGCTTTTCGCCCACCCCTTCATCATCGGATTACTGAATCACACCAAGCCGCCCTATAACGTCGACGCTTATACTCAGCGGTATGCCCTGGAGGCTCTCGAGCACGAGGGACGCAAAAACGAGATGGCCGCGCTGCTAAAGACAGAGCGGGAGATGCTGGCCGCCGCTTTGGCCCAGCTCCCGGATGTGATCCGGGTGTTTCCCTCCGACGCCAACTTTCTCCTGGTTCGTTTCCGTGCCGCGCGTAAAACCTTCGCGGCGCTCATGCGTCACGGCATCATCGTTCGCGACCGCAGCAGTCAGCTCCACTGCGAGGAGTGTTTGCGGATCACCGTCGGCGCGCCGGAAGAAAACCGCGTGCTCGTGGAGACGCTGCGCTCGCTGGGGGCAGCCTGA
- the hisB gene encoding bifunctional histidinol-phosphatase/imidazoleglycerol-phosphate dehydratase HisB — translation MKKVLFIDRDGTLIREPADEQIDSFAKLEFIPGAITALGKIARECDFELVMVTNQDGLGTAAFPEENFWPVQDFILKTLAGEGIHFAAVHIDHTFPHEKAPTRKPGTAMLLGYMDGHYDLAASFVIGDRISDVLLARNLGCKAILMREGLEIAADLVTTDWDVVYRYLRGIPRRAEGVRRTRETEITLRIDLDGRGEAHIQTGIGFFDHMLELFAKHAGCDMELQTRGDLRVDEHHTVEDVALTLGETLRRAMGDKRGMERYGFLLPMDESLARVALDFSGRPQLVWEAEFRRERVGEMPTELFEHFWKSFCDAAGANLHIAATGENEHHKIEAIFKAVARAVRQAVRRDPGDRSIPSSKGVL, via the coding sequence ATGAAAAAAGTACTTTTCATAGATCGCGATGGCACGCTCATCCGCGAGCCGGCGGATGAACAGATCGACTCCTTTGCCAAGCTCGAGTTCATCCCCGGGGCCATCACCGCCCTTGGAAAGATCGCCAGGGAGTGTGATTTCGAACTGGTGATGGTCACCAACCAGGACGGCCTCGGCACCGCCGCTTTTCCCGAAGAGAATTTCTGGCCGGTTCAGGATTTCATCCTCAAGACGTTGGCCGGCGAGGGAATTCACTTTGCCGCAGTGCATATCGATCATACCTTTCCACATGAAAAGGCGCCGACGCGCAAGCCCGGCACCGCCATGCTGTTGGGTTATATGGATGGCCATTACGATCTGGCCGCTTCTTTTGTCATCGGTGACCGCATCAGCGACGTCCTGCTGGCGCGCAATCTCGGCTGCAAGGCGATCCTGATGCGAGAGGGGCTGGAGATAGCGGCCGATCTGGTCACCACGGACTGGGATGTAGTCTATCGCTATCTCAGAGGCATCCCGCGGCGGGCGGAGGGGGTGCGCCGCACCCGCGAAACCGAGATAACGCTCCGTATCGATCTCGACGGCCGCGGCGAGGCGCATATTCAGACCGGGATCGGCTTTTTCGACCACATGCTCGAGCTTTTCGCCAAACACGCCGGCTGCGATATGGAACTCCAGACCCGCGGCGACTTGCGGGTCGATGAGCACCACACGGTCGAGGATGTCGCCTTGACCCTCGGCGAGACGTTGCGCCGGGCCATGGGCGACAAGCGCGGCATGGAGCGCTACGGCTTTCTGCTGCCGATGGACGAGTCCCTCGCCCGCGTCGCGCTCGATTTTTCGGGCCGGCCGCAGCTGGTATGGGAGGCCGAGTTTCGCCGCGAACGCGTCGGCGAGATGCCGACCGAGCTTTTCGAACATTTCTGGAAATCCTTCTGCGACGCAGCCGGGGCGAACCTCCACATCGCCGCAACCGGGGAGAATGAGCACCACAAGATCGAGGCGATTTTCAAGGCTGTGGCGCGGGCCGTACGGCAGGCCGTCCGCCGTGATCCCGGAGACAGGTCGATCCCGAGCAGCAAGGGTGTGCTGTGA
- the hisH gene encoding imidazole glycerol phosphate synthase subunit HisH, whose translation MKLVIVQYNAGNIHSVRLALNRLGLDPEVSDNPESIRRADKVIFPGVGEAGSAMAFLRQRGLDEVLRALSQPFLGICLGLQLMCRHSEENATPCLGLFDLAVKRFPPQGKVPHMGWNTITRLRGPLFAGLAEGSCLYFVHSYYAEIAPETAATCDYILPFSAALERDNYHAVQFHPEKSGAAGEHILRNFLAL comes from the coding sequence GTGAAGCTGGTGATCGTCCAATATAACGCCGGCAACATCCATTCGGTCCGCCTGGCGCTCAACCGCCTCGGGCTGGATCCGGAGGTGAGCGACAATCCCGAATCGATCCGCCGCGCGGACAAAGTGATATTCCCCGGCGTGGGCGAGGCCGGCTCGGCGATGGCCTTTTTACGACAGCGCGGACTTGATGAGGTCCTTCGCGCCTTGAGCCAGCCCTTCCTGGGCATCTGCCTGGGGCTGCAGCTGATGTGCCGTCACTCCGAGGAGAACGCCACCCCATGCCTTGGCCTCTTCGATCTGGCGGTGAAGCGATTTCCTCCGCAGGGCAAGGTGCCGCATATGGGCTGGAATACCATCACCCGCCTGCGCGGTCCCCTCTTCGCCGGGCTGGCTGAGGGGAGCTGTCTCTATTTCGTTCACTCCTACTACGCCGAAATCGCGCCCGAGACGGCAGCAACCTGCGACTATATCCTCCCCTTCAGCGCCGCCCTGGAGCGGGATAATTATCACGCCGTGCAGTTCCACCCCGAAAAAAGCGGCGCGGCGGGAGAACACATCCTGAGGAATTTCCTCGCCCTATGA
- the hisA gene encoding 1-(5-phosphoribosyl)-5-[(5-phosphoribosylamino)methylideneamino]imidazole-4-carboxamide isomerase: MITIIPAIDLIDGQCVRLTRGEYATAQLCSSDPVATAIDFERHGVKRLHVVDLDGARAGHIVNGEVLRRIATATALTIDFGGGVRTAADAGLAFACGAQMITAGSIAVRDPGTVLGWLERFGAERILLGADFSAGRIAVSGWQEKTQQNLEEFIAFFYDRGVRQAVCTDIERDGMLQGPALEAYVRLKERFPDLQLIASGGVAAIEDIARLEAAGVAGVIIGKALYEGRVTFAELEPWLC; this comes from the coding sequence ATGATCACCATCATTCCGGCCATCGATCTCATCGACGGGCAGTGTGTGCGGCTGACCCGGGGGGAGTATGCGACCGCGCAACTCTGCAGCAGTGATCCGGTGGCGACCGCTATCGATTTCGAGCGTCACGGCGTCAAGCGACTGCATGTAGTGGATCTCGACGGGGCGCGCGCCGGGCACATTGTCAACGGCGAAGTGCTGCGGCGGATCGCCACGGCGACCGCGCTGACCATTGATTTCGGCGGCGGGGTGCGCACCGCGGCGGATGCCGGGCTGGCCTTCGCCTGCGGCGCGCAGATGATCACCGCCGGGAGCATCGCCGTCCGCGACCCCGGCACGGTGTTGGGGTGGCTGGAGCGCTTCGGCGCAGAGCGGATCCTCCTTGGCGCTGATTTCAGCGCCGGCCGAATCGCAGTTTCGGGCTGGCAGGAGAAGACGCAGCAGAACCTGGAAGAGTTCATCGCCTTTTTTTACGACCGCGGTGTGCGCCAGGCCGTCTGCACCGACATCGAGCGCGACGGCATGCTGCAGGGACCGGCACTTGAAGCCTATGTGCGGCTCAAGGAGCGCTTTCCGGATCTGCAGCTGATCGCCAGCGGCGGTGTCGCCGCCATCGAGGACATCGCCCGGCTGGAGGCGGCCGGCGTCGCGGGCGTCATCATCGGCAAGGCGCTCTATGAAGGGCGCGTGACCTTCGCAGAACTGGAGCCCTGGCTATGCTGA
- the hisF gene encoding imidazole glycerol phosphate synthase subunit HisF, which produces MLTKRIIPCLDVANGQTVKGVRFVDIRAAGDPVALGAAYAQQGADELVFLDITATIEKRGTFAELVRSIALNVNIPFTVGGGIRSEADVELLLDAGADKITINSAAVRNPGLIDRLASRFGSQCVVLAIDTRFEKGHWSVHIDGGRTPTGIDTAAWAREAAGRGAGEILLTSMNHDGTKNGFALDITRALSESLPIPVIASGGAGTCEHFLEVFTEGKADAALAASVFHFGEIPIPELKHYLAQHHIAVRL; this is translated from the coding sequence ATGCTGACCAAACGCATCATTCCCTGCCTGGATGTCGCCAACGGCCAGACCGTCAAGGGGGTCCGCTTCGTCGATATCCGTGCGGCGGGCGACCCGGTCGCCCTCGGGGCGGCCTATGCGCAGCAGGGCGCCGACGAGCTGGTTTTCCTCGACATCACCGCCACCATCGAAAAACGCGGCACCTTCGCGGAGTTGGTGCGCAGCATCGCCCTCAACGTCAATATTCCCTTCACCGTCGGCGGAGGCATCCGCAGCGAAGCGGATGTCGAGCTGCTCCTCGATGCCGGAGCGGACAAGATCACCATCAATTCGGCAGCGGTGCGCAATCCGGGTCTGATCGACCGCCTCGCCAGCCGCTTCGGCAGCCAGTGTGTGGTGCTGGCCATCGATACCCGGTTCGAAAAAGGGCACTGGAGCGTCCATATCGACGGCGGCCGAACCCCCACGGGGATCGATACGGCTGCATGGGCGCGGGAGGCGGCCGGCCGCGGCGCGGGCGAGATCCTGCTGACCTCGATGAACCATGACGGCACCAAAAACGGCTTTGCCCTAGATATCACCCGTGCTCTTTCCGAAAGCCTGCCCATTCCGGTGATCGCCTCGGGCGGCGCCGGCACCTGTGAGCATTTTCTCGAGGTTTTTACGGAGGGCAAGGCCGATGCCGCCCTCGCCGCCTCGGTCTTTCATTTCGGGGAGATTCCAATCCCCGAACTCAAGCACTATCTGGCTCAACACCATATCGCGGTAAGACTATGA
- the hisIE gene encoding bifunctional phosphoribosyl-AMP cyclohydrolase/phosphoribosyl-ATP diphosphatase HisIE gives MNLNFAKSGGLIPAVIQDSRTGRVLMVGFMDPEAFEKTRESGLVTFFSRSKNRLWTKGESSGHFLHVEEIRTDCDQDTVLIKARPDGPVCHTGADTCFAESNIADGEFLHQLEEIIRERQRKPQEGSYTCRLLARGLPKIAQKVGEEATEVVIEGVTGDLPRLKEETADLLYHLLVLMAARGVRLDDVLEVLEKRHAGR, from the coding sequence ATGAACCTCAATTTCGCCAAGAGCGGGGGCCTTATCCCCGCTGTTATCCAGGACAGCCGCACCGGTCGCGTGCTGATGGTCGGCTTTATGGATCCCGAAGCCTTTGAGAAGACCCGCGAGAGCGGTCTGGTCACTTTTTTCAGCCGCAGTAAAAACCGGCTCTGGACCAAGGGGGAAAGCAGCGGCCACTTCCTCCACGTCGAGGAGATTCGTACCGACTGCGACCAGGATACTGTGCTCATCAAAGCGCGGCCGGACGGGCCGGTCTGCCATACCGGCGCCGACACCTGCTTTGCGGAGAGCAATATTGCGGATGGGGAGTTTCTCCACCAACTGGAAGAGATCATCCGAGAACGCCAGCGCAAGCCGCAAGAGGGTTCCTATACCTGCCGCCTCCTGGCCCGAGGCCTCCCCAAGATCGCCCAGAAGGTCGGGGAGGAGGCGACCGAGGTCGTCATCGAGGGCGTCACCGGGGATCTCCCTCGCCTCAAGGAGGAGACGGCGGACCTGCTGTATCATCTCCTCGTCCTTATGGCCGCACGCGGCGTGCGCCTGGATGACGTGCTCGAGGTGCTGGAAAAACGTCATGCCGGCAGGTGA
- a CDS encoding S41 family peptidase: MKRVALLLFLLPALLFAALPGRFMTNPDIRNDLIVFSFEGDLWRVSAQGGLATRLTVHPGDETAPRISPDGAWIAFTGDYDGARNLYCIPGDGGVPKRLTWQQSAQALTWTPDGKRIVFRSAFENTYRPITKLYAVSMEGEWPEQLPVPQGVLASFSPDGKKMAYCPKGREEYYWKRYKGGQYVDLWLYDFTTKEYTDLTDYVGKSAYPMWIGSKLYFVSDRGDNGISNLFTYDFATKVVTQVTFFNDFDVQMAASDGQQIVYMRSGWLYVLDSKTNTSRKVDIQIPSDRWQLADRTINPKEYIHSMAIAGDGKSVAFEARGDAFIVPTDEKKETINLTRTAGSRERYAQISPDGQWVAFFSDKSGEYALYMMSVENPRGEWLRLTDDLKTTVYHLEWSPDSKKILFSDKSFTLWYLDIATKKLIKVDSSNRLKNDEFTWEVSDYTWAPDSKWIAYSFVQENRNSVIYLYSLEQAKSFAITGDFYDNLYPTFDANGEYLYYLSYRNFNDVQMDVFEDNHIIPAPVQVMVVQLKAGQAPPFEDTERPGMGGRSPGGLPPDVGGRPPLDKGSRSREEKKEGPAEPFRIDLAGIQERTFTVPVKGGNYFYAKAGKGKITFAAVDAFGEDEYEEIYNPGGRDKFELHIYDMKDKQEIVLESKISDWRISGNGETILIKKRNDYYTGALDKLNGKNLGDKLDLDKMVYTVQSQAEWNQIFSDTWRWYRDFFYDANMHGRDWKKMGEAYRAYIPQLNSREDLNWVLSQMVGELCVSHTYVGGGDRGPAQRPEQTTFTGLLGADLAPGDGGYYKFVKIYGPTDLNRDLSGPLVRPDVSLKEGDYLIAIDGREIKAPENPYKYLQVARDQKVQLTVNDKPGLAGAKSFKTEPVRSEYALRYQRWVWDNMQQVLKASNGDIGYMHITAMGVGNLGQFDRYWRAFKFKKGLIIDVRGNGGGWTEYFLIDKLERRQTAYNVMQNMEAYRYPNSASTAHLAVLTNEANGSDGEAFIEDFKARKLGTVIGVPSWGGLVGIINAQKTIDNGSVNQSNNAFWGESGKWLVENHGADPDILVENDPASAMAGHDKQLETAISVLQKQIAEKPWTFPARPAYPKK, from the coding sequence ATGAAAAGAGTCGCCCTGCTGCTCTTCCTCCTGCCGGCCCTGCTATTTGCAGCCCTCCCCGGCCGCTTTATGACCAACCCCGATATCCGCAACGATCTCATCGTCTTCTCCTTCGAGGGCGACCTCTGGCGGGTCAGCGCCCAGGGCGGACTGGCTACGCGTCTGACCGTCCACCCCGGCGACGAGACCGCGCCGCGGATCTCGCCCGACGGTGCCTGGATCGCCTTCACCGGCGATTATGACGGCGCCCGCAACCTCTACTGTATCCCCGGCGACGGCGGGGTCCCCAAACGCCTTACCTGGCAGCAGAGCGCCCAGGCCCTGACCTGGACCCCCGATGGCAAAAGGATCGTTTTCCGCTCCGCCTTCGAAAATACCTACAGGCCGATCACCAAACTCTATGCCGTCTCGATGGAGGGCGAGTGGCCCGAGCAACTCCCCGTGCCACAGGGCGTCCTCGCCAGCTTTTCCCCCGACGGCAAAAAAATGGCCTACTGTCCCAAGGGCCGCGAGGAGTATTACTGGAAACGCTACAAGGGCGGCCAGTATGTCGACCTCTGGCTCTATGATTTTACCACCAAAGAGTACACCGACCTCACCGACTATGTCGGCAAAAGCGCCTATCCCATGTGGATCGGCAGCAAACTCTACTTCGTCTCCGACCGCGGCGACAACGGCATCTCCAACCTCTTTACCTACGATTTCGCCACCAAGGTCGTCACCCAGGTCACCTTTTTCAACGATTTTGATGTGCAGATGGCCGCAAGCGACGGCCAGCAGATCGTCTACATGCGCTCGGGCTGGCTCTATGTGCTCGACAGCAAGACCAACACCAGCCGCAAGGTCGACATCCAGATTCCAAGCGACCGCTGGCAGCTGGCCGACCGCACCATCAATCCCAAAGAGTACATCCACAGCATGGCCATCGCTGGCGACGGCAAGAGCGTCGCTTTCGAGGCCCGCGGCGATGCCTTCATCGTCCCCACCGACGAGAAGAAGGAGACCATCAATCTCACCCGTACGGCCGGTTCGCGCGAGCGCTACGCCCAGATCTCGCCGGACGGCCAGTGGGTGGCCTTTTTCTCTGACAAGAGCGGCGAATACGCCCTCTACATGATGAGCGTGGAAAATCCCCGCGGCGAATGGCTCAGACTCACCGACGACCTCAAGACCACCGTTTACCACCTCGAGTGGTCGCCTGACAGCAAAAAGATCCTCTTCAGCGATAAATCCTTCACCCTCTGGTACCTCGATATTGCCACCAAAAAGCTGATCAAGGTGGATTCTTCCAACCGCCTCAAGAATGATGAGTTCACCTGGGAGGTGAGTGATTACACCTGGGCCCCCGACAGCAAGTGGATCGCCTACAGCTTCGTTCAGGAGAACCGCAATTCGGTGATCTACCTCTACAGCCTTGAACAGGCTAAAAGCTTTGCCATCACCGGCGATTTTTATGACAATCTTTATCCCACCTTTGACGCCAACGGCGAGTATCTCTACTATCTCAGCTATCGCAATTTCAACGACGTCCAGATGGACGTCTTCGAGGACAACCACATCATTCCCGCGCCGGTACAGGTGATGGTGGTCCAGCTCAAAGCGGGTCAGGCACCGCCCTTTGAGGATACGGAGCGTCCGGGCATGGGCGGACGCAGCCCCGGTGGCCTGCCTCCTGATGTGGGTGGCCGGCCGCCGCTGGACAAGGGTTCGCGGTCGCGGGAGGAGAAGAAGGAGGGGCCGGCTGAGCCCTTCCGTATCGACCTCGCCGGTATCCAGGAACGCACCTTCACTGTCCCGGTCAAGGGCGGCAACTATTTCTACGCCAAGGCGGGCAAAGGCAAGATCACCTTCGCCGCGGTTGATGCCTTTGGCGAGGACGAGTACGAGGAGATCTATAATCCCGGTGGCCGCGACAAGTTTGAACTGCACATTTACGACATGAAGGACAAGCAGGAAATCGTCCTCGAGAGCAAGATCTCCGACTGGCGCATCTCGGGTAACGGCGAGACCATCCTCATCAAAAAGCGCAACGACTATTATACCGGCGCGCTCGACAAGCTCAACGGCAAGAACCTCGGTGACAAGCTCGATCTCGACAAGATGGTCTATACCGTACAGAGTCAGGCGGAGTGGAACCAGATCTTCAGCGACACCTGGCGCTGGTACCGCGACTTTTTCTATGATGCCAACATGCACGGCCGCGACTGGAAAAAGATGGGCGAGGCCTACCGCGCCTACATTCCCCAGCTCAATTCGCGCGAAGATCTCAACTGGGTGCTCTCACAGATGGTCGGTGAGCTCTGCGTCTCGCATACCTATGTCGGCGGCGGCGACCGCGGTCCGGCGCAACGGCCCGAACAGACCACCTTCACCGGACTGCTGGGCGCCGATCTCGCCCCGGGCGATGGCGGTTATTACAAATTCGTCAAGATCTACGGCCCGACCGACCTCAACCGCGACCTCTCCGGTCCGCTGGTGCGCCCGGATGTGAGCCTGAAGGAAGGCGATTACCTGATCGCCATCGATGGCCGCGAGATCAAGGCCCCCGAGAACCCCTACAAATACCTCCAGGTCGCCAGAGACCAGAAGGTACAGCTCACCGTCAACGACAAACCGGGTCTGGCCGGCGCAAAGAGTTTCAAAACCGAACCGGTCCGCTCCGAGTACGCCCTGCGCTACCAGCGCTGGGTCTGGGACAATATGCAGCAGGTCCTCAAGGCGAGCAACGGCGACATCGGCTACATGCACATCACCGCCATGGGGGTGGGCAACCTCGGGCAGTTCGACCGCTACTGGCGCGCCTTCAAGTTCAAGAAGGGTCTGATCATCGATGTACGCGGCAACGGTGGCGGCTGGACCGAGTACTTTTTGATCGACAAGCTCGAACGCAGACAGACCGCTTACAACGTCATGCAGAACATGGAGGCCTACCGCTATCCCAACAGCGCCTCCACCGCCCATCTCGCCGTGCTGACCAACGAAGCTAACGGATCGGACGGCGAAGCCTTTATCGAGGATTTCAAAGCGCGCAAGCTCGGCACGGTCATCGGCGTCCCGAGCTGGGGCGGATTAGTAGGCATCATCAATGCCCAGAAGACCATCGATAATGGCTCGGTCAACCAGTCCAATAACGCTTTCTGGGGCGAAAGCGGCAAATGGCTGGTCGAGAACCATGGCGCCGATCCCGATATCCTGGTCGAGAACGATCCCGCCTCGGCCATGGCCGGCCATGACAAGCAGCTCGAGACCGCCATCTCCGTGCTGCAGAAGCAGATCGCGGAGAAGCCGTGGACCTTCCCGGCCCGCCCGGCCTATCCGAAGAAATGA